In Variovorax paradoxus, a single genomic region encodes these proteins:
- a CDS encoding CHAT domain-containing protein encodes MALGLAGVLAAGFGSPASAQQQQQQQQRAPAPTNAEAAADRMEQSRLDDTDTLLALTRDGAVLYGQDNVKLSGYQYCSQAVALAEAGEFRQSVRAASKALHLANATNDPNLMAMANRDLAIVYSYSGQLEKAEEFAREALRHPARDPKLVVGPVHKVIGDVRTRRGDFSGAVLSYDEALANSSSRYAPLVQASLVNALIESGDAARAREVLGTMAPPKDAPLTAQLDRTRARLLLAENKPAEARDAYRALTARQVGADTEYYRLWAWDGVARSELALGRKQAAAEAVGRALGDVDKVRAKFRSEEFKMGLFSDLQTVFERGVAVYSDAGDARQAFEVSEHSRSRALLDAVRGRAKINEQAASTIDLPALQATLAPDERVVQFHSLPDRLVVWVVSANSITEKTVAVKRDELNELVETFRNSIVRGRRTAITNADKLGAALLGPLGLAPGQRLIVVPHGPLHYLPFQALRLDGRYVIETHPVAVAPSISIAVQLAQRTPRVNASLTAFGNPRIEDKYDLPGAETEVKQLAQLFPRNTLYMGAAATKTQFREVAARSPLMHVAAHAEADAVDPLYSRILLANEGGKQNFLEAHEILGMPMDSTALVTLSACESGLGRIAQGDEVLGFTRSFLSAGSSSLIASLWPVSDDATAVLMSTLYGELAKGRDIQKAMQAGQLAVLKDPKMSHPFFWAPFNLIGNWRLTVGGAT; translated from the coding sequence ATGGCGCTGGGCCTTGCGGGCGTGCTCGCAGCGGGCTTCGGTTCCCCGGCATCGGCGCAGCAACAACAGCAGCAACAGCAACGCGCCCCGGCCCCGACCAACGCCGAAGCCGCCGCCGACCGCATGGAGCAGTCCCGCCTCGACGACACCGACACCCTGCTCGCGCTGACCCGCGACGGCGCGGTGCTCTACGGGCAGGACAACGTCAAGCTCTCGGGTTACCAGTACTGCAGCCAGGCCGTGGCATTGGCCGAGGCCGGCGAGTTCCGCCAGAGCGTGCGCGCCGCGAGCAAGGCGCTGCACCTGGCCAACGCCACCAACGACCCCAACCTGATGGCCATGGCCAACCGCGACCTGGCCATCGTCTACAGCTACTCGGGCCAGCTCGAGAAGGCCGAGGAGTTCGCGCGCGAGGCGCTGCGCCACCCGGCGCGCGACCCGAAGCTGGTGGTCGGCCCGGTGCATAAGGTGATCGGCGACGTGCGCACGCGCCGCGGCGATTTCTCCGGCGCGGTGCTCAGCTATGACGAGGCACTGGCCAACAGCTCGTCGCGCTATGCGCCGCTGGTGCAGGCCTCGCTGGTCAATGCGCTGATCGAGTCGGGCGATGCCGCGCGGGCGCGCGAGGTGCTCGGCACCATGGCGCCGCCGAAGGACGCGCCGCTCACCGCGCAACTCGACCGCACGCGCGCCCGTCTGCTGCTGGCCGAGAACAAGCCGGCCGAGGCGCGCGATGCCTACCGCGCGCTCACCGCGCGCCAGGTCGGCGCCGACACCGAGTACTACCGCCTCTGGGCGTGGGACGGCGTGGCCCGCAGCGAACTGGCGCTGGGCCGGAAACAGGCCGCCGCCGAGGCCGTGGGCCGCGCGCTCGGCGACGTCGACAAGGTGCGTGCGAAGTTCCGCAGCGAAGAATTCAAGATGGGCCTGTTCTCGGACCTGCAGACGGTGTTCGAGCGCGGCGTGGCCGTCTACAGCGACGCAGGGGACGCGCGCCAGGCCTTCGAGGTGAGCGAGCACAGCCGCTCGCGCGCGCTGCTCGATGCCGTGCGCGGCCGCGCGAAGATCAACGAGCAGGCCGCCAGCACCATCGACCTGCCCGCGCTGCAGGCCACGCTGGCGCCCGACGAGCGCGTGGTGCAGTTCCACTCGCTGCCCGACCGGCTGGTGGTGTGGGTGGTGAGCGCGAACAGCATTACCGAGAAGACCGTGGCCGTGAAGCGCGACGAGCTGAACGAGCTGGTCGAGACCTTCCGCAACTCCATCGTGCGCGGCCGCCGCACCGCCATCACCAACGCCGACAAGCTCGGCGCCGCGCTGCTCGGGCCGCTGGGCCTGGCGCCGGGGCAGCGGCTGATCGTGGTGCCGCACGGGCCGCTGCACTACCTGCCGTTCCAGGCGCTGCGGCTGGACGGCCGCTACGTCATCGAGACGCACCCGGTGGCGGTGGCGCCGTCGATCAGCATCGCGGTGCAGCTCGCGCAGCGCACGCCGCGCGTGAACGCATCGCTCACCGCCTTCGGCAATCCGCGCATCGAGGACAAGTACGACCTGCCCGGCGCCGAGACCGAGGTGAAGCAGCTCGCTCAGCTGTTCCCGCGCAATACGCTGTACATGGGCGCCGCCGCCACCAAGACGCAGTTCCGCGAGGTGGCCGCGCGCTCGCCGCTGATGCACGTGGCCGCGCATGCGGAGGCGGACGCGGTCGATCCGCTGTATTCGCGCATCCTGCTGGCCAACGAGGGCGGCAAGCAGAACTTCCTGGAGGCGCACGAGATCCTCGGCATGCCGATGGACAGCACCGCGCTGGTCACGCTGTCGGCCTGCGAGTCGGGGCTGGGGCGCATCGCGCAGGGCGACGAGGTGCTGGGCTTCACGCGCTCGTTCCTCTCGGCCGGCAGCTCGAGCCTGATCGCGTCTTTGTGGCCGGTGTCCGACGACGCCACGGCCGTGCTCATGAGCACGCTCTACGGCGAGCTTGCCAAGGGCCGCGACATACAGAAGGCGATGCAGGCGGGGCAGCTTGCCGTGTTGAAGGACCCCAAGATGTCCCATCCCTTCTTCTGGGCGCCGTTCAACCTGATCGGCAACTGGCGTCTTACGGTGGGGGGGGCGACATGA
- a CDS encoding ShlB/FhaC/HecB family hemolysin secretion/activation protein, with product MQARHSLTPTAFAAATLVSAALLLATQRTHAAEAVPDTLLSTQDPCGTCDRPLAQAPGTVAPQSLPAPPKPAGASFRLNDLRLNGVKALSNEELQTITSPYIGREVTLSDLEELAKAITARYKERGYFLAQAVVPVQTVRDGIVEISVIEGRLGKVDVVVAPDAPIAEARVRGFLAPLQPGEAVSAPAYERAMLLLSDQPGIKVSSGLQEGTQAGTTDLSVEVAPAPRWAFTAEGDNYGTKESGRYRVGGTARWLSPFGIGDNLDMRLMVSDSNALQFGRIAYEAPIGTSGLRAGVGLSRVSYELGGQFVDLDARGRADVLDFSLSYPVIRQRQQNLFLRLGVDVKDLTDELRAADFTSKKRVNGLSLGWTWERRDELLGGGYWASSGTLYHGNLSIRDPESRDFDRGITGHHTEGGFTKLSFQFSRLQAIVPRHSLYLSLGGQWASKNLDASEKLALGGARAVRAYPSGELLVDQGLIGTVEWRWSFNEELTPFVFYDAAHGKIVRNPTPYDGINSHSLRGYGVGLSWSRPGNFSINATLAWRAGTPPALTDGGGRNPRLYVQLIKAF from the coding sequence ATGCAAGCCCGCCACTCCCTGACCCCTACGGCCTTCGCAGCCGCGACGCTGGTGAGCGCGGCGCTGCTGCTGGCAACCCAACGCACGCACGCAGCAGAGGCCGTACCCGACACGCTGCTCTCCACACAAGACCCCTGCGGCACTTGCGATCGGCCCCTGGCACAAGCACCAGGCACGGTCGCACCGCAAAGCCTGCCCGCACCGCCGAAACCCGCCGGCGCATCGTTCAGGCTCAACGACCTGCGCCTCAACGGCGTCAAGGCGCTGAGCAACGAAGAGCTGCAAACCATCACCTCGCCCTACATCGGCCGTGAGGTCACGCTTTCCGACCTGGAAGAACTCGCCAAGGCCATCACCGCCCGCTACAAGGAACGCGGCTACTTCCTCGCGCAAGCCGTGGTGCCCGTGCAGACCGTGCGCGACGGCATCGTCGAGATCAGCGTCATCGAAGGGCGCCTGGGCAAGGTCGACGTCGTCGTCGCGCCCGATGCGCCCATCGCCGAAGCACGCGTGCGCGGCTTCCTTGCGCCGCTGCAGCCTGGCGAAGCCGTCAGCGCGCCGGCCTACGAACGCGCGATGCTGCTGCTGTCCGACCAGCCCGGCATCAAGGTCTCGTCGGGCCTGCAGGAAGGCACGCAGGCCGGTACCACCGACCTGTCGGTCGAGGTGGCGCCCGCGCCGCGCTGGGCCTTCACGGCCGAGGGCGACAACTACGGCACCAAGGAATCGGGCCGCTACCGCGTGGGCGGCACCGCGCGCTGGCTCAGCCCCTTCGGCATCGGCGACAACCTGGACATGCGCCTGATGGTGTCCGACAGCAACGCGCTGCAGTTCGGCCGCATCGCCTACGAGGCGCCCATCGGCACCAGCGGGCTGCGCGCGGGCGTGGGTCTGTCGCGCGTGAGCTACGAGCTGGGCGGGCAGTTCGTCGACCTCGACGCGCGCGGCCGCGCCGACGTGCTCGACTTCTCGCTGAGCTACCCGGTGATCCGCCAGCGCCAGCAGAACCTGTTCCTGCGCCTGGGCGTGGACGTGAAGGACCTGACCGACGAGCTGCGCGCGGCCGACTTCACGTCGAAGAAGCGCGTCAACGGCCTGAGCCTGGGCTGGACCTGGGAGCGCCGCGACGAGCTGCTGGGCGGCGGCTACTGGGCCAGCTCGGGCACGCTGTACCACGGCAACCTGTCGATCCGCGATCCGGAGAGCCGTGACTTCGACCGCGGCATCACCGGTCACCACACCGAGGGCGGCTTCACCAAGCTGAGCTTCCAGTTCTCGCGCCTGCAGGCCATCGTGCCGCGCCATTCGCTGTACCTGTCGCTGGGCGGCCAGTGGGCCAGCAAGAACCTCGACGCTTCGGAAAAACTCGCGCTCGGCGGCGCGCGCGCCGTGCGTGCCTACCCCTCGGGCGAACTGCTGGTGGACCAGGGCCTGATCGGCACCGTGGAGTGGCGCTGGTCGTTCAACGAGGAACTCACGCCCTTCGTCTTCTACGACGCCGCGCACGGAAAGATCGTGCGCAACCCGACGCCCTACGACGGCATCAACAGCCACAGCCTGCGCGGCTACGGCGTGGGCCTGAGCTGGTCGCGCCCGGGCAATTTCTCGATCAACGCGACGCTGGCCTGGCGCGCCGGCACGCCGCCCGCGCTGACGGACGGCGGCGGGCGCAACCCGCGCCTGTACGTGCAGCTCATCAAGGCGTTCTGA
- a CDS encoding filamentous hemagglutinin N-terminal domain-containing protein: MKQRNRFSQRRLQLRPLALSLVCAGVGAGAAPAMAQVLPSGFTPIAGGVTMTQGVGTMNIVQPLQRGIVNWQSFSIGAGGLVSISQPSTSAVLLNRVVGDGMSIQASRIDGALRTTLAGNPNLPGGSVFLINPSGIVFGKGASVNVGGLVASTLDIANSNFMPAGSEDKAIGRNEQLLFFGPEGSMAQVKVEGGASITTTSPGGTVALLGGVVRNEGEINVARGSVGLVSASKVTLNLDFDGDGLTTFNIPADGQTKFKLADLQAADPTAVAQLANSGKVAADGGRVVLMAAANVDARQLVVSQTGVIQARSLSTRNGEIVLDASRAPGGNNEVRIGGTIDAGTGASEAGASGSTGGSVTLRGDYIRLASGASVDASGTGGGGTVSVQASRAVSMAPDAAISANATGANGTGGSIGIDASSTHISGSLSARGAGSGNGGAIATSGDQLEVTDTARIDAAGGTGGANGSWTALARGTLNVDGNAAAYDPNGYADLGNGTHVSASAIGATLGRATDVNLRTALSEGSSDVVFQDGVQVLKSEGRDARLTVDSANGIAMNSGASIQSTAGALAVNFDANADANEIGGAIRMDNASIATNGGSIRFYGQGNADTGRAVGGMSVDDGGNSSGVAGITLTDSSLSTCATGAGGCGGSGVIVLRGQGASRQANGTADYYVSSDGVEVRGSSLSTGAGGIAIDGQSGIGANGVLLAGTEGGATQLRTGSGDVSVIGSSRSWTTDDPGAVYGSTVTPYGPDGSMSAPDVTVAVTAGVTLRGAVIDAGGRVGIDGTGANLQGLAASDAFMTSAQAANNGTGVGYGAGDGVAINGGSITAGKGRDISIAGTAGGQGFSVRNGGVTQGQAPSAVSISMEAGETVRAEGGSVSIDGRGGDVTVARVLSRGDLPPGATNALIDTSSTTGAGGTVTVTGRNVLVSDVYSDLTTIDAGGAGQAGTIDIRGSNAIAIDASASLRADANSASGNGGTVRVIAGDTLRGYGSLSARGGSAGGNGGTIETSAPHFELLGLRVDASAPMGTAGSWVIDPYDVTIAHGTASGSLTGNPFDPLANSTVQDGDINAALDGGTSVTITTGTGGNPAAGNITFAAGASIVRSKGAAPLTFELDAAHSIGTSGGASIQSNSGALDVVFNAGVGGQGGAINYNGVINTNGGNVTMNADAGASSTPAITMNGTSIDTRTTALGDAGPGGSVRISGRRTLPASIFNTQATVDLTGISIQSSTGDVSISGVGQHGDGVRIQGGSTPSQILTTSGDIDILGVGASYTYSQSQLAVQSVEINGATLRSVDGNIGIRGLVTPGPQDASSGGVLLAGNALVTTLGVGNIDIAGESQANGTGVNIVKGAQVIGNRDVVLRASNDGTSDAIAIGGNVHASGVLNLRPGGVDAASGNAVDRTANPVTLGGTAATGFALSADEFGRLDAPTIVVGSNAHAADIDVVGPLSLSSALTLQNEGGGNINLGGALTAPKIGLLSRGSITQTAAAPITAGTLMARSTGGSVLLDQAANNVSAATVGGGAAGAFRYVDVDTVQLGSVSVTGFDAAGNAPQVASATSMAADTVFVRTLSGDLLLGTNVSSTNGTDLVAGSRLQNLGGYTITGAPWRVWADTWVGETRGGLQGSGIYPNLYHCAYSGLCAVSIPAGANHFIYAQQPVATVVIGDASRPFGFPNPLFSYGIGGLILGDTGRGFAGTMSSPALPGSLPGLYPINGTFTSAEGYAVNVVPGNLLVTAAPNLQLPDVVRELPSTWLYDRNMGPPPICFATGPLDGDRAAQGGDVLAREWSRVRSRPNLSSCVDTDKRNGCSDF; encoded by the coding sequence ATGAAGCAACGCAACCGGTTTTCTCAACGGCGGCTTCAGTTGCGCCCGCTCGCGCTGTCGCTCGTCTGCGCGGGTGTGGGCGCGGGCGCCGCGCCGGCCATGGCCCAGGTGTTGCCCTCGGGCTTCACGCCCATTGCCGGCGGCGTCACGATGACGCAGGGCGTCGGCACGATGAACATCGTGCAGCCGCTGCAGCGCGGCATCGTCAACTGGCAGAGCTTCTCGATCGGCGCGGGCGGCCTGGTCAGCATCTCGCAGCCGAGCACCTCGGCCGTGCTGCTGAACCGCGTGGTGGGCGACGGCATGAGCATCCAGGCCTCGCGCATCGACGGCGCGCTGCGCACCACGCTCGCGGGCAACCCGAACCTGCCGGGCGGCAGCGTGTTCCTCATCAACCCGAGCGGCATCGTCTTCGGCAAGGGCGCATCGGTGAACGTGGGCGGGCTGGTGGCGTCCACGCTCGACATCGCCAACAGCAACTTCATGCCCGCCGGCTCGGAGGACAAGGCCATCGGCAGGAACGAGCAGCTGCTCTTCTTCGGCCCCGAGGGCAGCATGGCCCAGGTGAAGGTGGAGGGCGGCGCGTCGATCACCACAACCTCGCCCGGCGGCACGGTGGCGCTGCTGGGCGGCGTGGTGCGCAACGAGGGCGAGATCAACGTCGCGCGCGGCTCGGTGGGTCTGGTGTCGGCCAGCAAGGTGACGCTGAACCTCGACTTCGACGGCGACGGCCTCACCACCTTCAACATTCCGGCCGACGGCCAGACCAAGTTCAAGCTCGCCGACCTGCAGGCCGCCGACCCCACGGCGGTGGCGCAGTTGGCGAACAGCGGCAAGGTCGCGGCCGACGGCGGGCGCGTGGTGCTGATGGCGGCGGCGAACGTCGACGCGCGCCAGCTGGTGGTGAGCCAGACCGGCGTGATCCAGGCGCGCTCGCTGTCCACCCGCAACGGCGAGATCGTGCTCGACGCCAGCCGTGCGCCCGGCGGCAACAACGAGGTGCGGATAGGCGGCACCATCGACGCCGGCACCGGCGCGAGCGAGGCGGGTGCCTCGGGCAGCACAGGCGGCTCGGTGACGCTGCGCGGCGACTACATCCGGCTGGCCAGCGGCGCCAGCGTGGACGCCAGCGGCACCGGCGGTGGCGGCACGGTTTCCGTGCAGGCTTCGCGCGCGGTGAGCATGGCGCCCGACGCCGCCATCTCCGCCAACGCCACGGGCGCCAACGGCACCGGCGGCAGCATCGGCATCGACGCTTCTTCCACGCACATCTCAGGCAGCCTTTCCGCGCGCGGCGCGGGCAGCGGCAACGGCGGCGCCATCGCCACCTCGGGCGACCAGCTCGAAGTGACCGACACCGCGCGCATCGACGCGGCGGGCGGCACGGGCGGCGCCAACGGCAGCTGGACGGCGCTGGCGCGCGGCACGCTGAACGTGGACGGCAACGCGGCCGCCTATGACCCCAACGGCTACGCCGACCTGGGCAACGGCACGCACGTCAGCGCATCGGCCATCGGCGCCACGCTGGGCCGCGCGACCGACGTCAACCTGCGCACGGCGCTCTCCGAGGGCAGCTCCGACGTGGTGTTCCAGGACGGCGTGCAGGTCCTGAAGTCCGAAGGCCGCGACGCGCGCCTCACGGTGGATTCGGCCAACGGCATCGCCATGAACAGCGGCGCGTCGATCCAGTCGACCGCCGGCGCGCTCGCGGTCAACTTCGACGCCAATGCCGACGCCAACGAGATCGGCGGCGCCATCCGCATGGACAACGCGAGCATCGCCACCAACGGCGGCAGCATCCGCTTCTACGGCCAGGGCAATGCCGACACCGGCCGCGCGGTCGGTGGCATGTCCGTCGACGACGGCGGCAACAGCAGCGGCGTGGCCGGGATCACGCTCACCGACAGTTCGCTCTCGACCTGCGCCACCGGCGCGGGCGGATGCGGAGGCAGCGGCGTCATCGTGCTGCGCGGGCAGGGCGCGAGCCGGCAGGCCAACGGCACGGCCGACTACTACGTCAGCTCCGACGGCGTGGAGGTGCGCGGCAGCAGCCTGAGCACCGGCGCCGGCGGCATCGCCATCGACGGCCAGAGCGGCATCGGCGCCAACGGCGTGCTGCTGGCCGGCACCGAAGGCGGTGCGACGCAGCTGCGCACCGGCAGCGGCGACGTCAGCGTGATCGGCAGCTCGCGCAGCTGGACGACCGACGACCCGGGCGCCGTGTACGGCAGCACAGTGACGCCCTACGGGCCCGACGGCAGCATGTCGGCGCCTGACGTGACGGTGGCCGTCACGGCCGGTGTGACGCTGCGCGGCGCGGTCATCGACGCCGGCGGGCGCGTGGGCATCGACGGCACCGGCGCCAACCTGCAGGGCCTTGCTGCGAGCGACGCCTTCATGACTTCCGCTCAGGCCGCCAACAACGGCACCGGCGTCGGCTACGGCGCGGGCGACGGCGTGGCCATCAACGGCGGCAGCATCACGGCCGGCAAGGGGCGCGACATTTCCATCGCGGGCACCGCGGGCGGCCAGGGCTTCAGCGTGCGCAACGGGGGCGTGACGCAAGGGCAGGCGCCCTCGGCGGTCAGCATTTCGATGGAGGCCGGCGAGACGGTGCGCGCCGAGGGCGGCAGCGTGTCGATCGACGGCCGAGGCGGCGACGTGACCGTGGCGCGCGTGCTCAGCCGCGGCGACCTTCCGCCCGGCGCGACCAACGCGCTGATCGACACCTCCAGCACCACCGGCGCCGGCGGCACGGTCACCGTCACCGGGCGCAACGTGCTGGTGAGCGACGTGTACAGCGACCTGACCACCATCGACGCGGGCGGCGCCGGGCAGGCCGGCACCATCGACATCCGGGGCAGCAACGCCATCGCCATCGACGCATCGGCGAGCCTGCGCGCGGATGCGAATTCGGCCAGCGGCAACGGCGGCACGGTGCGCGTGATCGCGGGCGACACGCTGCGCGGCTATGGCAGCCTGTCGGCGCGCGGCGGCAGTGCGGGCGGCAACGGCGGCACCATCGAGACCTCGGCGCCGCACTTCGAGCTGCTGGGCCTGCGCGTCGACGCCTCGGCGCCGATGGGCACCGCCGGCTCATGGGTGATCGACCCGTACGACGTGACCATCGCGCACGGCACCGCCTCGGGCAGCCTCACGGGCAACCCCTTCGATCCGCTGGCCAATTCGACCGTGCAGGACGGCGACATCAACGCCGCGCTGGACGGCGGCACCAGCGTGACCATCACCACCGGCACCGGCGGCAACCCGGCGGCCGGCAACATCACTTTCGCGGCCGGCGCGTCCATCGTGCGCAGCAAGGGCGCCGCGCCGCTGACCTTCGAGCTCGACGCGGCGCACAGCATCGGCACCAGCGGCGGCGCGAGCATCCAGTCGAACTCGGGCGCGCTCGACGTGGTGTTCAACGCGGGCGTGGGCGGGCAGGGCGGCGCCATCAACTACAACGGCGTCATCAACACCAACGGCGGCAACGTGACGATGAACGCCGATGCCGGCGCCAGCAGCACGCCGGCCATCACGATGAACGGCACCAGCATCGACACCCGCACCACCGCGCTGGGCGACGCCGGACCCGGCGGCTCGGTGCGGATCAGCGGCAGGCGCACGCTGCCGGCCTCCATCTTCAACACGCAGGCCACGGTCGACCTCACGGGCATCAGCATCCAGAGCAGCACCGGCGACGTGTCGATCTCGGGCGTGGGCCAGCACGGCGACGGCGTGCGCATCCAGGGCGGCTCGACGCCCAGCCAGATCCTCACGACCAGCGGCGACATCGACATCCTCGGCGTGGGCGCGAGCTACACCTACAGCCAGTCGCAACTGGCGGTGCAGAGCGTGGAGATCAACGGCGCCACGCTGCGCAGCGTGGACGGCAACATCGGCATCCGCGGCCTCGTCACGCCCGGTCCGCAGGACGCATCGTCGGGCGGCGTGCTGCTGGCGGGCAACGCGCTGGTGACGACGCTGGGCGTGGGCAACATCGACATCGCCGGCGAGTCGCAGGCCAACGGCACGGGCGTGAACATCGTCAAGGGCGCGCAGGTGATCGGCAACCGCGACGTGGTGCTGCGCGCGAGCAACGACGGCACGAGCGACGCCATCGCCATCGGCGGCAACGTGCATGCGAGCGGGGTGCTCAACCTGCGCCCCGGCGGCGTGGACGCGGCCAGCGGCAACGCGGTGGACCGCACGGCCAACCCGGTCACGCTGGGCGGCACGGCGGCCACCGGCTTCGCGCTGTCGGCCGACGAGTTCGGCCGGCTCGACGCGCCCACCATCGTGGTGGGCAGCAACGCGCATGCGGCGGACATCGACGTGGTGGGACCGCTGTCTCTGTCCTCGGCGCTCACGCTGCAGAACGAGGGCGGCGGCAACATCAACCTCGGCGGCGCGCTCACCGCGCCGAAGATCGGCCTGCTCTCGCGCGGCAGCATCACGCAGACCGCCGCCGCGCCCATCACGGCCGGCACGCTCATGGCGCGCTCCACCGGCGGCAGCGTGCTGCTCGACCAGGCCGCAAACAACGTCAGCGCGGCCACCGTGGGTGGCGGCGCGGCGGGCGCCTTCCGCTATGTCGATGTCGACACGGTGCAGCTGGGGTCGGTGTCCGTCACCGGCTTCGATGCGGCTGGCAATGCGCCGCAGGTGGCGTCGGCCACCTCGATGGCTGCGGACACCGTGTTCGTTCGCACGCTCAGCGGCGACCTGCTGTTGGGCACCAACGTGAGCAGCACCAACGGCACCGACCTGGTGGCGGGTTCACGCCTGCAGAACCTGGGCGGCTACACCATCACCGGCGCGCCCTGGCGCGTGTGGGCCGACACCTGGGTGGGCGAGACGCGCGGCGGCCTGCAGGGCTCGGGCATCTACCCCAACCTGTACCACTGCGCCTACTCGGGCCTGTGCGCGGTGAGCATTCCCGCCGGGGCCAACCATTTCATCTATGCGCAGCAGCCGGTGGCCACGGTGGTCATCGGCGACGCGAGCCGGCCCTTCGGCTTTCCGAACCCGCTGTTCAGCTACGGCATTGGCGGGCTGATCCTGGGCGACACCGGGCGCGGCTTCGCCGGCACCATGAGTTCGCCGGCGTTGCCGGGCAGCCTGCCGGGCCTGTACCCGATCAACGGCACGTTCACGTCGGCGGAAGGCTATGCGGTCAACGTGGTGCCGGGCAACCTGCTCGTCACCGCGGCGCCCAACCTGCAGCTGCCCGACGTGGTGCGCGAGCTGCCCAGCACCTGGCTGTACGACCGCAACATGGGCCCGCCGCCGATCTGCTTCGCAACCGGCCCGCTCGACGGCGACCGCGCCGCGCAGGGCGGCGACGTGCTGGCGCGCGAATGGTCGCGCGTGCGTTCGCGGCCCAACCTCTCGAGCTGCGTCGACACCGACAAGCGCAACGGCTGCTCGGACTTCTGA
- a CDS encoding isochorismatase family protein — protein sequence MTATTAPRRALVVIDVQNEYFEGGGLPIEYPPVQDTLPNVTAAMDAARAAGTPVVVVRHHAPKGAPVFQADNHNGQLHPEVAKRPHDHLVTKSLPSVFAGTDFADWIARNGIDTLSVAGYMTQNCDASTVYEALHRGLAVEFLSDASGALPYENAAGKASAEEIHRVFSVVFHSNFAAVTTTAAWISALREGQPLAKDNVVMSNRRARGL from the coding sequence ATGACCGCCACCACCGCCCCGCGCCGCGCCCTCGTCGTGATCGACGTGCAGAACGAATACTTCGAAGGCGGCGGCCTGCCCATCGAGTACCCGCCCGTGCAGGACACGCTGCCCAACGTGACCGCCGCCATGGACGCCGCCCGCGCCGCCGGCACGCCCGTGGTGGTGGTACGCCACCATGCACCCAAGGGCGCGCCGGTGTTCCAGGCCGACAACCACAACGGCCAGCTGCACCCGGAGGTCGCGAAGCGCCCGCACGACCACCTCGTGACCAAGAGCCTGCCCAGCGTGTTCGCCGGCACCGACTTCGCCGACTGGATCGCCCGCAACGGCATCGACACGCTCAGCGTGGCCGGCTACATGACGCAGAACTGCGACGCCTCCACCGTGTACGAAGCCCTGCACCGCGGCCTGGCGGTCGAGTTCCTGTCGGACGCCAGCGGCGCCCTGCCCTACGAGAACGCGGCGGGCAAGGCGAGCGCCGAGGAGATCCACCGCGTCTTCAGCGTGGTGTTCCACAGCAACTTCGCGGCCGTGACCACCACCGCCGCGTGGATCTCCGCGCTGCGCGAGGGCCAGCCGCTGGCGAAGGACAACGTCGTCATGTCCAACCGCCGCGCGCGCGGCCTCTGA
- a CDS encoding GlxA family transcriptional regulator, with the protein MPSTAAETIAVVAFDGISPFHLSVPCMVFGEDRTETGAPRFRLRVCAPEPGALRTNAGFTLGVEHGLEAIRHARIVVVPSWRDDCAAAPPALIRALQAAHRRGATVVGLCLGAFVLAEAGLLDGRPATTHWKLAPAFARQYPKVRLQPEVLYVDDGSVLTSAGTAAGIDCCLHLLRVRHGAETANRAARRMVVAPHRQGGQAQYIEQPVPATGERDRLAPLLEWLGKHLDKPHELDDLARRALMSRRNFTRRFRESTGTTVGQWVQNQRLALAQRLLETTDEPVERVATGAGFGSAVSLRKHFLSAFKVSPMAYRRQFSQGEAAA; encoded by the coding sequence ATGCCCAGCACCGCCGCCGAAACCATCGCCGTCGTCGCGTTCGACGGCATCAGCCCCTTCCACCTGTCCGTGCCCTGCATGGTCTTCGGCGAAGACCGCACCGAAACCGGCGCGCCGCGTTTCCGGCTGCGGGTGTGCGCGCCGGAGCCCGGCGCGCTGCGCACCAACGCGGGCTTCACGCTGGGCGTGGAACACGGGCTGGAAGCCATCCGCCATGCGCGCATCGTGGTGGTGCCGTCATGGCGCGACGACTGCGCGGCGGCACCGCCCGCGCTGATCCGCGCGCTGCAGGCGGCGCACCGGCGCGGCGCCACGGTGGTGGGGCTGTGCCTGGGCGCCTTCGTGCTGGCCGAGGCGGGCCTGCTCGACGGGCGGCCCGCCACCACGCACTGGAAGCTGGCGCCGGCCTTCGCAAGGCAGTATCCGAAGGTGCGGCTGCAGCCCGAGGTGCTGTACGTGGACGACGGCAGCGTGCTCACTTCCGCCGGCACGGCCGCTGGCATCGACTGCTGCCTGCACCTGCTGCGCGTGCGCCACGGCGCCGAGACTGCCAACCGCGCCGCGCGCCGCATGGTGGTGGCGCCGCACCGGCAGGGCGGCCAGGCGCAGTACATCGAGCAGCCGGTGCCCGCCACCGGCGAGCGCGACCGGCTCGCGCCGCTGCTGGAGTGGCTCGGCAAACATCTCGACAAGCCGCACGAGCTCGACGACCTCGCGCGCCGCGCGCTCATGAGCCGGCGCAACTTCACGCGGCGCTTTCGCGAATCCACCGGCACCACGGTGGGCCAGTGGGTGCAGAACCAGCGCCTGGCGCTCGCGCAGCGGCTGCTGGAGACCACCGACGAGCCGGTCGAGCGCGTGGCCACCGGCGCGGGCTTCGGCTCGGCGGTGTCGCTGCGCAAGCATTTCCTGTCGGCGTTCAAGGTGTCGCCGATGGCGTACCGCCGGCAGTTCTCGCAGGGCGAAGCAGCCGCCTGA